One Chroogloeocystis siderophila 5.2 s.c.1 DNA window includes the following coding sequences:
- a CDS encoding PadR family transcriptional regulator has protein sequence MKIHEIYEFFQNPPPTYLCQELAVCYVLSVLLETESYGTELIQRLENKYPLYRLSDTVLYSALKFLEDEKAITGYWRKVEGRGRPRRMYQINPDWLPQAQELARLWQGYANSGMRVTNHQ, from the coding sequence ATGAAAATTCATGAAATCTATGAGTTTTTTCAAAACCCTCCTCCAACTTATTTATGCCAAGAATTAGCCGTATGTTATGTATTGTCAGTATTGCTAGAAACTGAGTCTTATGGAACAGAGTTAATTCAACGTTTAGAGAACAAATATCCTCTATACCGCCTTTCTGACACTGTTTTGTACAGCGCTCTCAAATTTCTTGAAGATGAAAAGGCTATTACTGGCTACTGGCGCAAAGTAGAAGGTCGTGGACGTCCGCGCAGGATGTATCAAATCAATCCTGATTGGTTGCCGCAGGCTCAAGAATTAGCACGCTTATGGCAAGGATATGCGAATAGTGGTATGCGTGTAACAAATCATCAATAA
- a CDS encoding cofactor assembly of complex C subunit B, translating into MMSVTSLASTLVLTLLLAVGLFFFIRASVKDRTQEVTLVFEQEETSLLEQLQQYFARRSYRLSTVDSERNQVTYEGFVKPSIFLAIFLSSLAAIGILCLALVWSLLFPNLSSIFLGLVLLSPMAGVFYWKKAARPEQVLLKLSNQTDKLQHELQSQITVVAHRDELIELQRSLKLKPCE; encoded by the coding sequence ATGATGAGTGTTACATCTCTTGCTTCTACGTTGGTACTGACTTTGCTACTAGCAGTCGGGCTATTTTTCTTTATTCGAGCATCGGTCAAAGATCGTACGCAAGAAGTTACTCTTGTCTTTGAACAAGAGGAAACCTCTTTGCTAGAGCAATTACAGCAGTATTTTGCTCGTCGCTCATATCGCCTATCTACGGTTGACTCAGAACGAAATCAAGTTACATATGAGGGATTTGTTAAGCCGAGCATTTTCTTAGCAATATTTTTATCGTCGCTTGCAGCGATCGGAATTTTGTGTTTAGCACTTGTCTGGTCTTTACTCTTCCCGAACTTGAGTTCAATCTTCCTTGGTTTAGTGCTACTATCTCCTATGGCTGGCGTGTTTTATTGGAAAAAAGCTGCTCGTCCGGAGCAAGTTTTGCTCAAGCTTTCCAATCAGACCGACAAGCTACAGCATGAGTTACAAAGCCAAATTACAGTTGTTGCTCATAGAGATGAGCTAATTGAGCTACAGCGATCGCTCAAGTTAAAGCCTTGTGAGTAA
- a CDS encoding DUF3155 domain-containing protein has protein sequence MARRRKRKSRRRQEGRRILEHVAQFSIESGEDKPVTAARKFIQAEGILPPALLLVKRNEHTTDRYFWAEKGLFGAQYVEENHFLFPSLRTLESPEQDSLAVRK, from the coding sequence TTGGCAAGGAGACGGAAGCGCAAAAGTCGTCGTCGCCAAGAAGGACGCCGAATCCTCGAACACGTTGCCCAATTTAGCATCGAAAGTGGTGAAGATAAACCTGTGACAGCCGCGCGAAAATTCATTCAAGCGGAGGGGATTTTACCACCGGCGCTGCTACTAGTAAAACGGAACGAACATACAACAGACCGTTATTTTTGGGCAGAAAAAGGTCTATTCGGGGCACAATACGTGGAAGAGAACCATTTTTTGTTTCCCAGTTTGAGAACGTTAGAATCTCCAGAACAAGACAGCCTAGCTGTTCGCAAATGA
- a CDS encoding GAF domain-containing sensor histidine kinase: MSASSELVALCRSQVALLTQSLGASLSVVYLTEELREEGESQTKLIPVVVYPESAAWQAATALTLVPKLKNSLLPLLSDTQSFAPSDAVFPHMSNTDRTEDTAAHDYNLLPSTQIVLPLMHDNSFMGLLVTNREHKPWNERERHEIEHVAQTLALARVLDKRREWYEQQLTQQQSLMQTQRDLLDNLLHQLRNPLTALRTFGKLLIKRFVPGDANRKVAENIVRESDRIQELLKQFDRIIELTPQTEPDPEKSLSVTPLVLERTVEPVTKPLVLLPNISENIEPCSVVDILEPLLASANAIAQERNLNVHFEIPADLGLVQANRVALREVFSNLLDNALKYTPAGGEIHIQVEPKEDFQSIAISDTGPGIPAQDLEHMFERHYRGVQAASQIPGTGLGLAIAKDLVEQMQGKIEVFSPAKHFTNSNDSNPGTTFVVWLPVVKKAINN; encoded by the coding sequence ATGTCTGCCAGTTCTGAGTTAGTTGCGCTATGTCGATCACAGGTTGCTTTACTGACCCAAAGTTTAGGAGCATCCTTAAGTGTTGTGTACCTAACCGAAGAACTGCGAGAAGAAGGGGAATCACAAACAAAGTTAATTCCTGTAGTTGTTTATCCAGAATCAGCTGCTTGGCAAGCGGCAACAGCTTTAACACTTGTCCCAAAACTTAAGAATAGTTTACTACCGCTGCTATCTGATACACAAAGCTTTGCACCATCAGACGCTGTATTTCCACATATGTCAAATACAGATCGCACAGAAGATACAGCGGCGCATGACTACAATTTGTTACCTAGCACGCAAATTGTTTTGCCCTTGATGCATGACAACAGTTTCATGGGGTTGCTCGTGACAAATCGAGAGCATAAACCCTGGAATGAACGCGAACGTCATGAAATTGAACACGTTGCGCAAACACTGGCACTAGCAAGAGTACTCGACAAACGTCGCGAGTGGTACGAACAGCAGCTTACTCAACAGCAATCTTTAATGCAGACGCAACGCGATTTGCTCGATAATTTATTGCATCAATTGCGTAACCCGTTAACAGCATTGCGGACATTTGGCAAACTTTTAATTAAACGCTTTGTTCCAGGAGATGCGAATCGTAAAGTCGCAGAAAATATCGTTAGAGAGAGCGATCGCATTCAAGAATTACTCAAACAGTTTGACCGAATTATTGAGCTAACGCCACAGACCGAACCTGATCCCGAAAAATCTTTGTCGGTCACTCCTTTGGTTCTAGAAAGAACAGTTGAACCAGTCACAAAACCTTTAGTGCTGCTACCAAATATCAGCGAAAATATAGAACCATGTTCGGTTGTTGATATTCTCGAACCGCTGCTAGCTAGCGCTAATGCGATCGCGCAAGAACGCAATTTAAACGTTCACTTTGAGATTCCTGCTGATTTAGGCTTAGTCCAGGCTAATCGCGTAGCTTTAAGAGAAGTCTTCAGTAATTTACTTGATAATGCCTTAAAGTACACGCCAGCAGGCGGAGAAATTCACATTCAAGTGGAACCCAAAGAAGATTTTCAAAGTATTGCAATCAGTGATACTGGTCCAGGAATTCCCGCACAAGATTTAGAGCATATGTTTGAACGACACTATCGGGGTGTGCAAGCCGCATCACAAATTCCTGGCACAGGTTTAGGGCTTGCGATCGCGAAAGATTTAGTCGAACAAATGCAAGGAAAAATTGAAGTTTTTAGCCCTGCCAA